A single window of Streptomyces griseoviridis DNA harbors:
- a CDS encoding MerR family transcriptional regulator encodes MATSSDGLCGIGELAERAGVTVKTVRFYSDRGLLPEAARSAGGHRRYGPEALERLRTIRSLRALGLSVPEVRRIVDEEDGAGGGGRAGGALEAAVAGQLRELGSELRALRWREAALRLVQECPPGERAGRLRLIGAVSVPPSTAPLVRFWRGWLPARIPARSADAFLDVAVPRPPDDPTPAQLLAFARLNALTLAPCPGTGRSQPEAHRAAGPRGAAVLYAGLAEAYELAGAHLRRGRAPHPGEALDGFVTAYTSAYGVRDTPGFRRVLAGRLAADPRLDGYWELVAEVITPPGGRPEPTPGTAHDWLLAALTAQTGTPEPDHGTPPRR; translated from the coding sequence GTGGCGACGTCGTCCGACGGGTTGTGCGGCATCGGGGAACTCGCCGAGCGCGCCGGGGTCACCGTCAAGACGGTCCGCTTCTACTCCGACCGCGGTCTGCTCCCGGAGGCCGCGCGCAGCGCGGGCGGGCACCGGCGGTACGGTCCCGAGGCGCTCGAACGGCTGCGCACGATCCGCTCCCTGCGCGCCCTCGGCCTCTCCGTTCCCGAGGTCCGGCGGATCGTCGACGAGGAGGACGGAGCGGGCGGCGGGGGCCGGGCGGGCGGCGCGCTGGAGGCCGCGGTCGCCGGGCAGCTGCGCGAACTCGGCTCCGAGCTGCGGGCGTTGCGCTGGCGGGAGGCCGCGCTGCGGCTGGTGCAGGAGTGCCCGCCCGGCGAGCGGGCCGGCCGGCTGCGGCTGATCGGCGCCGTGTCCGTGCCGCCCAGCACGGCCCCGCTGGTCCGGTTCTGGCGCGGCTGGCTGCCGGCCCGGATCCCCGCCCGCTCGGCCGACGCGTTCCTGGACGTGGCGGTGCCGCGGCCGCCCGACGATCCCACCCCGGCCCAACTCCTCGCCTTCGCCCGGCTGAACGCCCTCACCCTCGCTCCGTGTCCTGGCACCGGCAGGTCCCAGCCCGAGGCGCACCGGGCCGCCGGGCCCCGCGGCGCGGCCGTGCTCTACGCCGGGCTGGCGGAGGCGTACGAGCTGGCCGGCGCACACCTGCGCCGGGGACGCGCACCGCACCCGGGTGAGGCGCTCGACGGATTCGTCACGGCCTACACCAGCGCGTACGGCGTCCGGGACACTCCGGGCTTCCGGCGGGTACTGGCCGGGCGGCTCGCGGCCGATCCGCGGCTCGACGGCTACTGGGAACTGGTGGCCGAGGTGATCACCCCGCCGGGCGGCCGACCCGAGCCGACCCCCGGCACCGCCCACGACTGGCTGCTCGCGGCGCTGACCGCGCAGACCGGGACGCCCGAGCCCGACCACGGCACGCCGCCCCGCCGGTGA
- a CDS encoding alpha/beta hydrolase — protein MTVFILVSGMFTGTHIWRDTAARLTAAGAEAHPVALTGLEGPGAAPGDGTDLETHVEDVLAVIDSVGTAAGREIVLVGHDYGIHPALGAADRRAERVGRVVYLDANMPRDGVPALATVPDQSLRERLAGLAGAGGDGSAGAVLPPPAHDAWPLWGSTEGVAGADLDQLTALAAPQPLGTLLQPLRLTGAVDSVPTTGVLCTGNGTSIEMLQLLVGFGDPALRALVDPRVTFFELPTGHWPMLSRPAELTDVLLRAAAGEGHRLDPVDAERGAHRRQFLLDVPDVPRERHGTVDLYLPDAAEPRPAVVLVPGGPVPADARPTPWDWPTLSGYARYAAGSGVVGAVLDHRLHGLADYGRAADDVAAAVELVRADPRVDADRIALWFFSGGGPIAADWLDAPPVWLRCLAATYPILAPLPNWGLPDGRFRPARAVANAGALPLVLTRVGLEMPEIAATVEEFLSAAEDCGADVEVIDVPRGHHAFETRDPTDTSREAVRHAMRSVLSHVGRHDTP, from the coding sequence ATGACCGTGTTCATCCTGGTGTCGGGCATGTTCACCGGCACACACATCTGGCGGGACACCGCCGCGCGCCTGACCGCCGCGGGCGCCGAGGCGCACCCGGTCGCCCTCACCGGGCTCGAAGGGCCGGGCGCGGCGCCGGGGGACGGCACCGACCTGGAGACGCACGTCGAGGACGTGCTCGCGGTGATCGACTCGGTCGGCACGGCGGCGGGCCGGGAGATCGTGCTGGTCGGACACGACTACGGCATCCACCCGGCGCTCGGTGCCGCCGACCGGCGGGCGGAGCGCGTCGGGAGGGTCGTCTACCTGGACGCGAACATGCCGAGGGACGGCGTCCCGGCCCTGGCCACCGTCCCCGACCAGTCGCTGCGCGAGCGGCTGGCCGGACTCGCCGGGGCGGGCGGGGACGGCTCGGCCGGCGCGGTACTGCCACCGCCCGCCCACGACGCGTGGCCGCTGTGGGGCAGCACCGAGGGTGTCGCGGGGGCGGACCTCGACCAACTCACCGCGCTCGCCGCCCCGCAGCCGCTCGGCACCCTGCTCCAGCCGCTGCGGCTGACCGGCGCGGTCGACTCGGTGCCCACCACGGGCGTGCTCTGCACCGGCAACGGCACGAGCATCGAGATGCTCCAACTGCTGGTCGGCTTCGGCGATCCGGCGCTGCGGGCGCTGGTCGACCCCCGGGTGACCTTCTTCGAACTGCCCACCGGGCACTGGCCGATGCTGTCCCGCCCCGCCGAACTCACGGACGTGCTGCTGCGGGCCGCGGCCGGCGAGGGGCACCGTCTCGACCCCGTCGACGCCGAACGGGGCGCGCACCGGCGGCAGTTCCTCCTGGACGTGCCCGACGTCCCGCGGGAGCGGCACGGGACCGTCGACCTGTACCTGCCCGACGCCGCCGAGCCGCGGCCCGCGGTGGTCCTCGTGCCGGGCGGCCCGGTCCCGGCCGACGCCCGGCCGACCCCGTGGGACTGGCCGACCCTGTCCGGGTACGCGCGGTACGCGGCCGGGAGCGGGGTGGTGGGCGCGGTCCTCGACCACCGGCTGCACGGCCTGGCCGACTACGGGCGGGCCGCCGACGACGTGGCCGCCGCCGTCGAGCTGGTCAGGGCCGATCCCCGGGTGGACGCCGACCGGATCGCGCTGTGGTTCTTCTCCGGCGGCGGCCCGATCGCGGCCGACTGGCTGGACGCGCCCCCGGTGTGGCTGCGCTGCCTGGCGGCGACCTACCCGATCCTGGCCCCGCTGCCCAACTGGGGGCTGCCCGACGGCCGGTTCCGCCCGGCGCGCGCGGTGGCGAACGCGGGTGCGCTGCCCCTCGTCCTGACCCGCGTGGGGCTGGAGATGCCCGAGATCGCCGCCACCGTCGAGGAGTTCCTGTCCGCGGCGGAGGACTGCGGCGCGGACGTCGAGGTGATCGACGTCCCCCGCGGCCACCACGCGTTCGAGACCCGCGACCCGACCGACACGTCCCGCGAGGCCGTACGCCACGCGATGCGGTCGGTGCTGAGCCACGTCGGCCGGCACGACACGCCGTGA
- a CDS encoding helix-turn-helix domain-containing protein, protein MTEEQNQLGTALRRWRDRLAPADVGLPTAGRRRAAGLRREELAALAGLSVDYLVRLEQGRATRPSEQVAAALSRALHLETSERDHLYRLAHLPLPGAGRISTHIPPSVQRLLAALTGQALAVFAADWTLITCTPLWGSLFGEPAHDPADRRNLVRDTFLPESASAPLPRSERGREAMEAALVADLRTAQGTFPDDPRLRGLIQECTTRSPRFALLWSQGAAGALGHDRKTVTHPVVGDITLDCDILTVPGSDLRIVAYTVAAGTPAAEQLDFLRVTATRAPLND, encoded by the coding sequence GTGACCGAGGAACAGAACCAGCTGGGCACGGCGCTGCGTCGGTGGCGCGACCGGCTCGCACCGGCCGACGTGGGTCTGCCGACCGCGGGCAGGCGCCGCGCCGCGGGCCTGCGGCGCGAGGAACTCGCCGCGCTCGCCGGGCTCTCCGTCGACTACCTCGTCCGCCTCGAACAGGGGCGCGCCACCCGGCCGTCCGAACAGGTCGCCGCGGCGCTGAGCCGCGCCCTGCACCTGGAGACGTCCGAACGGGATCACCTCTACCGCCTCGCGCACCTTCCCCTGCCGGGAGCCGGGCGGATCTCCACGCACATCCCGCCCAGCGTGCAACGCCTGCTCGCCGCCCTCACCGGCCAGGCGCTGGCCGTCTTCGCGGCCGACTGGACGCTCATCACGTGCACTCCGCTGTGGGGCTCACTCTTCGGGGAGCCCGCGCACGACCCCGCGGACCGGCGCAACCTGGTGCGCGACACGTTCCTGCCCGAGTCCGCCTCCGCACCTCTTCCCCGGTCCGAACGCGGCCGGGAGGCCATGGAGGCCGCTCTCGTCGCCGATCTGCGGACCGCGCAGGGCACCTTCCCCGACGACCCCCGTCTGCGCGGACTCATCCAGGAGTGCACCACCCGCAGTCCGCGCTTCGCGCTGCTCTGGTCGCAGGGCGCGGCGGGGGCGCTCGGCCACGACCGCAAGACCGTCACCCACCCGGTCGTCGGGGACATCACCCTCGACTGCGACATCCTCACGGTGCCGGGATCGGACCTCAGGATCGTCGCCTACACGGTGGCCGCGGGAACACCGGCCGCGGAACAACTCGACTTCCTCCGCGTCACCGCCACCCGGGCCCCGCTCAACGACTGA
- a CDS encoding aldehyde dehydrogenase family protein yields the protein MSVITPVRNLIDGEWSGSGSVRESVDPSDGEVVGTYVSAGRAEAEAAVAAARTAFDTTGWSRDPALRSRALSELADRIAERVPALSRTLTRENGKRLEETAWEAAISVDWLRYSAASALTQVAGRAAEPVPGQYFHSSPEAMGVAGIISPWNSPLCLTVRALGPAIGAGCTAVVKLPGQTALTNALFSEAVAATESLPPGVVNVLTEAGNEVAPLLVESPDVDVLSYTGSTHVGRLIAAAAAPTLKRLNLELGGKAPLIVFDDADLDAVVPQLVLALTLMNGQFCCTGSRVLVQRGIADDLRTRLATALEAVRVGPATDPSAQLGPLIDKAAVARVESLVEEAAAYAKVIVRGGPVTEPALAGGAFFRPALLEVERLDVPLVRQEVFGPVQTFEIFEDEADAVRRANATEFGLAASVYTHDDLRARRVGRDLRFGGIWVNTWGSMSEHFEQGGFKQSGIGVLCGPSAIHEFQNLKTYVTVAPRPS from the coding sequence ATGTCTGTCATCACGCCCGTCCGGAATCTGATCGACGGGGAGTGGAGCGGGTCCGGCTCGGTGCGGGAGTCGGTCGACCCCTCCGACGGCGAGGTCGTCGGCACGTATGTCTCGGCGGGCCGGGCGGAGGCCGAGGCCGCCGTCGCCGCGGCGCGCACCGCCTTCGACACCACCGGCTGGTCCCGTGACCCGGCGCTGCGCTCCCGGGCGCTGTCCGAGCTGGCCGACCGGATCGCCGAGCGCGTCCCCGCGCTGAGCCGGACCCTGACCCGGGAGAACGGCAAGCGCCTGGAGGAGACGGCGTGGGAGGCCGCGATCTCCGTCGACTGGCTGCGCTACAGCGCCGCTTCCGCGCTCACGCAGGTGGCCGGCCGGGCCGCCGAGCCGGTGCCTGGCCAGTACTTCCACTCGTCGCCCGAGGCGATGGGGGTCGCCGGCATCATCTCGCCGTGGAACTCCCCGCTGTGCCTGACGGTGCGTGCCCTCGGTCCCGCGATCGGCGCGGGCTGCACGGCGGTGGTGAAGCTCCCCGGGCAGACCGCCCTGACCAACGCCCTGTTCTCCGAGGCCGTCGCCGCCACCGAGTCCCTGCCCCCTGGCGTGGTCAACGTCCTCACCGAGGCGGGCAACGAGGTGGCGCCGCTGCTGGTCGAGTCGCCCGACGTGGACGTGCTCAGCTACACCGGCAGCACCCACGTCGGCCGCCTCATCGCCGCCGCGGCCGCGCCGACGCTCAAGCGGCTCAACCTCGAACTGGGCGGCAAGGCCCCGCTGATCGTCTTCGACGACGCGGATCTGGACGCCGTCGTCCCGCAGCTGGTGCTGGCGCTCACCCTCATGAACGGGCAGTTCTGCTGCACCGGTTCACGCGTCCTCGTGCAGCGCGGCATCGCTGACGACCTGCGCACCCGGCTGGCGACCGCGCTCGAAGCGGTCAGGGTCGGGCCCGCGACGGACCCTTCCGCCCAGCTCGGCCCGCTGATCGACAAGGCCGCCGTCGCACGGGTCGAGAGCCTCGTCGAGGAGGCCGCCGCCTACGCCAAGGTCATCGTCAGGGGCGGACCCGTCACCGAACCCGCCCTGGCGGGCGGCGCGTTCTTCCGGCCCGCCCTGCTGGAGGTCGAGCGGCTCGATGTCCCGCTGGTGCGGCAGGAGGTGTTCGGCCCGGTCCAGACCTTCGAGATCTTCGAGGACGAGGCGGACGCGGTCCGGCGGGCCAACGCCACCGAGTTCGGCCTGGCAGCGTCGGTGTACACCCACGACGACCTGCGGGCCCGCCGGGTCGGACGCGACCTCCGGTTCGGCGGGATCTGGGTCAACACCTGGGGCTCGATGTCCGAGCACTTCGAACAGGGCGGATTCAAGCAGAGCGGAATCGGCGTGCTGTGCGGGCCCTCGGCCATCCACGAGTTCCAGAACCTCAAGACCTACGTCACTGTCGCGCCGCGACCGTCCTGA
- a CDS encoding SDR family NAD(P)-dependent oxidoreductase: MSKKPPQHQELVVVTGASTGMGAATARELARRGFHVLAGVRRTGDGEALLAPGIEPVLLAITDQDHIAAFTEAGVNADTAARTIAKAATARKPHTRYATGATAGLLIRAGRFLPDRVLDRMTTSDPRKHHPDRTAPGHRDTTAAIR; this comes from the coding sequence GTGTCCAAGAAGCCACCCCAGCATCAGGAACTCGTCGTCGTGACGGGGGCGTCGACCGGAATGGGCGCGGCCACCGCGCGGGAGCTGGCCCGCCGCGGCTTCCATGTCCTCGCCGGCGTAAGGCGCACGGGCGACGGCGAGGCCCTGCTCGCGCCCGGCATAGAGCCGGTGCTCCTCGCCATCACCGACCAGGACCACATCGCGGCGTTCACCGAGGCCGGCGTGAACGCCGACACCGCGGCCCGGACGATCGCCAAGGCCGCGACCGCCCGGAAACCCCACACGCGCTATGCCACCGGGGCGACGGCCGGCCTCCTCATCCGCGCCGGCCGCTTCCTCCCCGACCGCGTGCTGGACCGCATGACAACGTCCGATCCGCGCAAGCACCACCCGGACCGGACCGCGCCAGGCCACCGGGACACGACGGCTGCGATCCGATGA
- a CDS encoding LysR family transcriptional regulator, with the protein MQLDLNLLAALDALLEEGSVAGAAARLHVTAPAMSRSLGRIRRTTGDQILVRTGRTMTPTPYAIAVREQVHALLHQVRGVLAPSRELDLATLERTFTLRWHDSLVALSGPALLAAVRGQAPGVRLRFVPESSVDTPELRRGEVDLEANASRASAPDVRAERVTESRPVIVAAQGHPLTRVEAVTAEQYAAAEHINISRRGRLSNVVDDALAQLGLTRRVVATAPTEAAAFEFARESDLLATAPEATTRSAVADLGLVVLPLPLELPSAPVYLSWHQRYDTDPAHTWLRTLARTALTTCQ; encoded by the coding sequence ATGCAACTGGATTTGAATCTGCTCGCCGCGCTCGACGCACTGCTGGAGGAGGGCAGCGTGGCCGGGGCAGCAGCTCGCCTGCACGTCACCGCCCCCGCGATGAGCCGCAGCCTGGGCCGCATCCGGCGCACGACCGGGGATCAGATCCTGGTGCGCACCGGCCGCACGATGACTCCGACGCCGTACGCGATCGCCGTTCGGGAACAGGTGCACGCGCTCCTGCACCAGGTGCGGGGAGTGCTGGCGCCGAGCCGTGAACTCGATCTGGCGACCCTGGAGCGCACCTTCACCCTCCGCTGGCACGATTCGCTGGTCGCCCTGAGCGGCCCCGCGCTGCTCGCGGCCGTGCGCGGCCAGGCGCCGGGCGTGCGGTTGCGCTTCGTCCCGGAATCGAGCGTCGACACCCCCGAACTACGGCGTGGCGAGGTCGACTTGGAGGCGAACGCGAGCAGGGCGAGCGCACCTGACGTCCGCGCCGAGAGGGTGACCGAGAGCCGCCCCGTCATCGTCGCCGCGCAGGGGCATCCGCTGACCCGCGTCGAGGCGGTGACCGCCGAGCAGTACGCCGCCGCCGAGCACATCAACATCTCGCGACGCGGAAGGCTCAGCAACGTCGTCGACGACGCCCTGGCCCAACTCGGCCTCACCCGCCGCGTGGTGGCGACCGCGCCCACGGAAGCCGCCGCGTTCGAGTTCGCGCGTGAATCCGACCTCCTGGCCACCGCGCCCGAGGCCACCACGCGCTCCGCCGTCGCGGACCTCGGCCTGGTCGTGCTTCCGCTGCCGCTCGAACTGCCTTCGGCGCCGGTCTACTTGTCGTGGCATCAACGCTACGACACCGACCCCGCCCACACCTGGCTGCGCACACTGGCGAGGACCGCGCTGACAACATGCCAGTAG
- a CDS encoding inositol monophosphatase family protein has protein sequence MSETMRTTDRTGSDAALLAGTVIAVRAAGSVLRERFGDVVAHQSRDELMRALAANDDAALGILRPSLTDLRPQARWVEEELEGGALPPGEWWVVDPAEGNINHLHALPEWAVTATLVRDNQPVLTAVHLPLTGETYTALAGGGAHLHDRPLRVSAPAGLGLSIVATSQARPDEDERVVRRVGSSITAMLVDALVVRTAVPATLHLVNVAAGRIDAFWQFAGARADLLPGALLVTEAGGRVSDAEGRPWTPASESFLATAPTIHAEAVATLSR, from the coding sequence ATGTCGGAAACCATGCGGACCACCGATCGCACCGGCTCGGACGCCGCCCTGCTCGCGGGGACCGTGATCGCCGTACGCGCGGCCGGTTCGGTGCTGCGCGAGCGCTTCGGCGACGTGGTCGCCCACCAGAGCCGCGACGAGTTGATGCGGGCTCTCGCCGCCAACGACGACGCGGCCCTCGGCATCCTCCGCCCCAGCCTCACGGATCTGCGTCCGCAGGCGCGCTGGGTGGAGGAGGAGCTTGAAGGCGGCGCCCTGCCGCCCGGCGAGTGGTGGGTCGTCGACCCGGCCGAGGGCAACATCAACCATCTGCACGCGCTGCCGGAGTGGGCGGTGACCGCCACCCTCGTGCGCGACAACCAGCCGGTCCTCACCGCCGTCCACCTGCCGCTGACCGGCGAGACCTACACCGCGCTCGCCGGCGGCGGCGCCCACCTCCACGACCGGCCCCTGCGCGTCTCCGCCCCGGCGGGGCTCGGCTTGAGCATCGTGGCGACCAGCCAGGCCAGGCCGGACGAGGACGAGCGGGTCGTGCGACGCGTCGGCTCCTCGATCACCGCGATGCTCGTCGACGCGCTCGTCGTCCGGACCGCCGTGCCCGCGACCCTGCACCTGGTGAACGTGGCCGCCGGCCGGATCGACGCCTTCTGGCAGTTCGCCGGGGCCCGCGCGGATCTGCTGCCCGGGGCGCTGCTCGTCACCGAGGCGGGTGGCCGCGTCTCCGATGCCGAAGGCCGCCCCTGGACCCCGGCGAGCGAGAGCTTCCTGGCCACCGCGCCCACCATCCACGCCGAAGCCGTCGCCACACTGTCGCGCTGA
- a CDS encoding NADPH-dependent F420 reductase: MTTIAVLGNGRVGGNLADALTRAGHQVTVAGRAPGTAAAAARTARIVINATPGDSSLERLAALRDELRGKILVDVSNATVDGPDGLPADLLYPGSSLAEQLQEALPETPVVKTLNTMLFPVMTAPAMLTQTPSVFLSGEDPQAKQAVRELLVDLGWREGWITDLGGIRTARATEAAILFVPHVIRSRGFAPFAISVAV; this comes from the coding sequence ATGACCACGATCGCAGTTCTCGGAAACGGCCGCGTCGGCGGCAATCTGGCCGACGCCCTCACCCGGGCGGGACACCAGGTGACGGTGGCGGGCCGCGCGCCGGGCACCGCGGCCGCCGCCGCCAGGACCGCGCGGATCGTCATCAACGCCACCCCGGGCGACAGTTCGCTGGAACGGCTCGCCGCCCTGCGCGACGAACTGCGGGGCAAGATCCTCGTCGACGTCTCCAACGCCACCGTCGACGGGCCGGACGGCCTCCCCGCCGACCTGCTCTACCCCGGTTCCAGTCTCGCCGAGCAGCTCCAGGAGGCGCTGCCCGAGACACCTGTCGTCAAGACCCTCAACACCATGCTGTTCCCGGTGATGACCGCGCCCGCCATGCTCACCCAGACGCCCAGCGTCTTTCTCTCCGGTGAGGATCCGCAGGCCAAGCAGGCCGTCCGCGAACTGCTCGTGGACCTCGGCTGGCGCGAGGGGTGGATCACCGACCTCGGCGGGATCAGGACCGCGCGCGCCACGGAGGCGGCGATCCTGTTCGTCCCGCACGTGATCAGGTCCAGGGGCTTCGCACCCTTCGCGATCTCGGTCGCCGTCTGA
- a CDS encoding alpha/beta fold hydrolase, with protein sequence MGRVKVGTENSTDVELHYEDRGTGRPVVLIHGYPLDGNSWEGQVPALLAAGNRVVTYDRRGFGRSSQPSTGYDYDTFASDLNTLMEALDLRDAVLVGFSMGTGEVARYLSTYGSGRVAKAVFLASLEPFLAITEDNPDGAAPLSFFQEVSEAASKDRYAFFTGFYRDFFNLDDNLGTRVSEEAVRNAWNVAAGAGAIASAAAPLTWPTDFRADIPRIDVPTLIVHGTADRTLPIDATGRRFAKALPAARYVEIDGAPHGLLTTHTAEVNEILLDFLDH encoded by the coding sequence ATGGGACGCGTCAAGGTCGGCACGGAGAACAGCACCGATGTCGAACTGCACTACGAGGACCGGGGGACGGGCCGGCCGGTCGTGCTGATCCACGGCTACCCGCTGGACGGCAACTCCTGGGAGGGACAGGTCCCGGCGCTGCTGGCGGCCGGCAACCGGGTGGTCACCTACGACCGGCGCGGCTTCGGCAGGTCCAGCCAGCCGTCGACCGGTTACGACTACGACACCTTCGCCTCCGACCTGAACACCCTCATGGAGGCCCTGGACCTGCGCGACGCGGTCCTGGTCGGCTTCTCAATGGGCACCGGTGAGGTCGCCCGCTACCTGTCCACCTACGGTTCGGGCCGCGTCGCCAAGGCCGTCTTCCTGGCCTCGCTCGAACCGTTCCTGGCCATCACCGAGGACAACCCCGACGGCGCCGCCCCGCTCTCCTTCTTCCAGGAGGTCTCCGAGGCGGCGAGCAAGGACCGCTACGCCTTCTTCACCGGCTTCTACCGCGACTTCTTCAACCTCGACGACAACCTCGGCACCCGGGTGAGCGAGGAAGCGGTCCGCAACGCCTGGAACGTGGCGGCGGGCGCCGGCGCGATCGCCTCGGCCGCCGCTCCCCTGACCTGGCCCACCGACTTCCGCGCGGACATCCCCCGCATCGACGTCCCGACGCTGATCGTGCACGGGACCGCCGACCGCACCCTGCCCATCGACGCCACCGGGCGCCGCTTCGCCAAGGCCCTGCCCGCCGCCCGGTACGTCGAGATCGACGGCGCCCCGCACGGGCTCCTCACCACCCACACCGCCGAGGTCAACGAGATCCTGCTGGACTTCCTCGACCACTGA
- a CDS encoding TetR/AcrR family transcriptional regulator yields the protein MPVTQGDTRRSILDTAQRIMSHKGFAAVGINEVLSEAGVPKGSFYHYFSSKDAFGEAMMRSYFADYLADMDSVLGEPGATSAERLQKYWDGWRETQSLDDCQGKCLAVKLGAEVSDLSESMRLALKEGTTAIVDRLERTIEAGLADGSLSIDGDARTTAQVLYEMWLGASVMAKIHRDIGALDTATKVTRQLLHV from the coding sequence ATGCCAGTCACTCAGGGCGACACCCGCCGCAGCATCCTCGACACGGCTCAGCGGATCATGTCCCACAAGGGATTCGCCGCGGTGGGCATCAACGAGGTGCTCTCCGAGGCCGGAGTGCCCAAAGGGTCGTTCTACCACTACTTCAGCTCCAAGGACGCCTTCGGCGAGGCGATGATGCGGTCCTACTTCGCGGACTACCTCGCCGACATGGACAGCGTCCTCGGTGAGCCGGGCGCGACCTCGGCGGAGCGGCTGCAGAAGTACTGGGACGGCTGGCGCGAGACGCAGTCCCTGGACGACTGCCAGGGCAAGTGCCTGGCCGTGAAGCTCGGCGCGGAGGTCTCCGACCTGTCGGAGTCGATGCGGCTCGCGCTCAAGGAGGGCACCACCGCCATCGTCGACCGCCTGGAGCGGACGATCGAGGCCGGCCTGGCGGACGGCTCGCTCTCGATCGACGGCGACGCCCGCACCACCGCGCAGGTGCTGTACGAGATGTGGCTCGGCGCGAGCGTCATGGCGAAGATCCACCGGGACATCGGCGCCCTGGACACCGCGACGAAGGTCACGCGCCAACTCCTGCACGTGTAG
- a CDS encoding type 1 glutamine amidotransferase domain-containing protein encodes MKVLTVLTSHDELGDTGRKTGFWLEELAAPYYRFKDAGIDLVLASPKGGRPPLDPKSNEPASQTDDTRRFEADPEAMAALASTVRLDSVSADDFDAVFYPGGHGPLWDLAEDATSVRLIESTLRAGKPLALVCHAPGVLRHAVNEDGTPLVRGKKVTGFTNSEEDGVQLTEVVPFLVEDELTRLGGDYSKGDDWAPYVLRDGLLITGQNPASSGPAADVLIASVTGADESDAAGA; translated from the coding sequence ATGAAGGTTCTCACCGTCCTGACCTCGCACGACGAACTCGGTGACACCGGCAGGAAGACCGGCTTCTGGCTGGAGGAACTGGCCGCCCCCTACTACCGGTTCAAGGACGCCGGCATCGATCTCGTACTCGCCTCCCCCAAGGGCGGCCGTCCGCCGCTCGACCCCAAGAGCAACGAACCGGCCAGCCAGACCGACGACACCCGGCGCTTCGAGGCCGACCCCGAGGCCATGGCCGCTCTCGCGAGCACCGTCCGCCTCGACTCCGTCTCCGCCGACGACTTCGACGCCGTCTTCTACCCCGGCGGCCACGGCCCCCTGTGGGACCTGGCCGAGGACGCCACCTCCGTCCGCCTGATCGAGAGCACCCTGCGCGCCGGAAAGCCCCTCGCCCTGGTCTGCCACGCCCCCGGCGTCCTTCGGCACGCCGTGAACGAGGACGGCACGCCACTGGTGCGGGGCAAGAAGGTCACCGGGTTCACCAACAGCGAGGAAGACGGGGTCCAGCTCACCGAGGTGGTGCCCTTCCTGGTCGAGGACGAACTCACCCGGCTCGGCGGCGACTACTCCAAGGGCGACGACTGGGCGCCGTACGTCCTGCGGGACGGCCTGCTGATCACGGGACAGAACCCCGCCTCCTCCGGTCCGGCCGCCGACGTACTCATCGCATCGGTCACCGGGGCCGACGAGTCCGACGCGGCCGGTGCGTGA